The following are encoded in a window of Prochlorococcus marinus str. MIT 1013 genomic DNA:
- a CDS encoding cytochrome c oxidase subunit II: MPKLSAILTLTSSLILGVGGVWIAYNVDMLPVSASMNAPVYDELYRVLFIIGCILFIGMTALVIYSLIQFRRRPGETGDGIDLEGNISLEIFWTAVPAIVVLFVGLYSYDIYDRMGGMQPLMHDHSGKMDNQAERVWGGIGSGPIESSSRTNSSSLPIELTAMQFAFIFHYPKGDIISGELHVPVGREVSLKMESKDVIHAFWVPQFRLKQDVIPGQPTILNFTPTKAGNFPIVCAELCGPYHGGMRSNVIVDEQEDFDTWLKENAKESI, from the coding sequence TTGCCGAAACTGTCGGCCATCTTAACTCTTACATCAAGTTTAATTCTTGGCGTAGGAGGAGTTTGGATTGCTTACAACGTCGATATGCTTCCCGTAAGCGCGAGTATGAATGCTCCTGTTTACGATGAACTATATCGTGTCCTATTCATTATTGGCTGCATACTTTTTATAGGCATGACTGCTTTAGTAATTTATAGTCTTATTCAATTCCGTCGTAGGCCTGGAGAAACTGGGGATGGAATTGACTTAGAAGGTAATATTTCTCTAGAAATTTTCTGGACAGCAGTTCCCGCAATTGTTGTTCTATTTGTAGGATTATATAGTTACGATATTTATGATCGAATGGGTGGCATGCAACCTTTAATGCATGATCACAGTGGGAAAATGGATAATCAGGCCGAAAGGGTTTGGGGAGGTATTGGTTCCGGACCAATAGAGTCTTCATCTAGAACAAATTCATCCTCATTACCAATCGAGTTAACTGCAATGCAATTTGCTTTTATCTTTCATTATCCAAAAGGAGATATTATTTCGGGTGAACTTCATGTTCCAGTTGGAAGAGAAGTTAGTTTAAAAATGGAATCTAAAGATGTAATACATGCTTTTTGGGTGCCTCAATTCAGACTTAAGCAAGATGTAATCCCAGGTCAACCAACGATTTTAAATTTCACTCCAACAAAAGCAGGTAATTTCCCAATTGTTTGCGCAGAATTGTGTGGTCCCTATCATGGTGGGATGAGATCAAATGTAATAGTTGATGAACAAGAAGACTTTGATACTTGGTTGAAAGAAAACGCTAAAGAATCAATATAA
- a CDS encoding COX15/CtaA family protein has product MDFAYVQVFYPPKPRFRLGQLAAHVVVALIALVVIGGATRVMEAGLACPDWPLCYGSFLPGKQMNLQVFLEWFHRLDAFFVGVVLITQFAFSLYWAKSLPKWLPWTYGFLTLLVAFQGFLGALTVLQLLPSLVVIAHLAVALTLVAIMSGVTQQLLSPGKSIFPFWLRSFGFLSLFSVIAQSLLGSRVATSWSAHRCLDFGDSCNLLGLHRTSAIPVSLLVILFVIVSSFQRKIFLNQWPYFLTIIFLIISQIFLGVFSIQLGMSEPSLIIGHQLIACLLVAVISALNFKGRGIGDSSRSLFITQSTLETCHG; this is encoded by the coding sequence ATGGATTTTGCATACGTGCAAGTTTTTTATCCACCAAAACCACGCTTTAGATTGGGCCAGCTTGCTGCTCACGTAGTAGTTGCACTTATCGCTCTTGTGGTGATTGGAGGGGCAACCAGAGTAATGGAGGCTGGTCTCGCTTGCCCAGACTGGCCTCTATGTTATGGATCGTTTTTGCCTGGTAAGCAAATGAATTTACAAGTCTTCTTAGAATGGTTTCATCGCCTAGATGCCTTCTTCGTAGGAGTTGTTTTAATTACTCAATTTGCCTTTTCTTTGTATTGGGCAAAATCTTTGCCTAAATGGCTTCCTTGGACCTATGGATTCTTAACTCTATTAGTTGCTTTTCAGGGCTTTTTAGGAGCTTTGACTGTCCTGCAATTATTACCATCTTTAGTTGTCATAGCTCATCTTGCTGTCGCATTAACTCTTGTTGCGATCATGAGTGGTGTTACTCAACAATTACTTAGTCCTGGTAAATCAATTTTCCCATTTTGGCTTCGTTCTTTTGGATTTCTATCTCTTTTTTCTGTAATAGCTCAGTCTTTACTTGGTAGTCGCGTGGCAACCTCCTGGTCAGCTCATAGATGCCTGGATTTTGGAGATTCTTGTAACCTTTTAGGACTTCATCGGACAAGTGCTATCCCAGTGAGCCTTTTGGTGATTTTATTCGTAATTGTTTCATCTTTTCAGAGAAAAATTTTTTTGAATCAATGGCCCTATTTTTTGACGATTATTTTTTTGATCATTTCACAAATCTTTTTAGGAGTTTTTTCAATTCAACTAGGAATGAGTGAACCTAGTCTTATCATTGGTCATCAACTAATTGCCTGTTTGTTAGTGGCCGTAATATCAGCATTGAATTTTAAAGGTAGAGGAATTGGTGATTCTTCTCGATCACTTTTTATAACTCAATCAACTTTGGAGACATGTCATGGTTAG
- a CDS encoding heme o synthase encodes MVSSTSDLISQPVNREEIVPSRKRIKLPAWLEVAKPRLIPLLLATTVGGMALSEEWPLPSPRLACTLGGGALAAAAAGALNCLWEQDLDKRMKRTSNRALPSGRLSQSSVFIGAIACTLAASALLVSGVNCLAAGLTLLGLCSYVLLYTVFLKPRTSQNIVFGGVAGAIPPLVGASAAAGHIGLGGWWLFSLVMVWTPAHFWALAILLKEDYRSVGIPMLPTVSGPFVTAKAISVYGYLTVFLSFLGCFVLPEGGLLYGMLLLPYNSRLLQLVSRLRDNPEDLDRAKGLFRWSILYMFGVCFLLVISRLEVSIVFNDQLIALIKDFSMGYL; translated from the coding sequence ATGGTTAGCTCAACATCAGATTTAATTTCACAGCCCGTTAATCGTGAGGAAATCGTTCCTTCTAGAAAGCGTATTAAATTACCCGCATGGTTAGAGGTCGCCAAACCAAGATTAATTCCTCTTTTACTTGCTACTACTGTTGGCGGAATGGCTCTTTCGGAAGAATGGCCATTACCATCTCCTAGATTGGCATGCACTTTAGGTGGAGGAGCTCTTGCGGCTGCGGCTGCAGGAGCTCTTAATTGCTTGTGGGAACAAGATCTTGATAAGCGAATGAAACGCACCAGTAATAGAGCCTTGCCGTCTGGTCGCCTTTCTCAGTCTTCTGTTTTTATTGGAGCAATTGCTTGTACGCTTGCTGCTTCGGCACTTTTAGTAAGTGGAGTTAACTGTTTAGCAGCAGGACTCACTCTTTTAGGGCTTTGCAGTTACGTACTTCTCTATACAGTTTTCTTAAAGCCTAGAACATCTCAGAATATAGTTTTTGGAGGAGTCGCTGGAGCAATTCCTCCTCTTGTGGGAGCTTCAGCCGCCGCAGGACATATTGGTTTAGGTGGTTGGTGGCTATTCTCTTTGGTTATGGTTTGGACCCCAGCACATTTTTGGGCTTTGGCCATATTGTTAAAAGAGGACTATAGATCGGTTGGAATACCTATGCTTCCAACAGTAAGTGGCCCTTTTGTTACAGCAAAAGCTATATCTGTTTATGGTTATCTGACTGTATTTTTAAGTTTTTTAGGTTGCTTTGTTTTGCCTGAAGGAGGATTGTTATATGGAATGTTATTGCTACCTTATAATTCAAGACTACTTCAATTGGTTTCCAGATTAAGAGATAATCCTGAAGATTTAGATCGGGCTAAGGGTTTGTTTAGATGGTCCATTCTTTATATGTTTGGAGTTTGTTTTTTGCTTGTTATTAGTAGATTAGAGGTCTCAATTGTTTTTAATGATCAGTTAATAGCTCTAATTAAAGACTTCTCAATGGGGTATTTGTAA
- a CDS encoding ABC transporter permease: MIITSNPSIPKSKQSRNDLNEMFQETSALTWRLFIQLIRRPSTLFAGILQPLIWLLLFAALFSNAPIDFLPGGSSYGEFLGAGLIVFTAFSGALNAGLPLMFDREFGFLNRLLVAPLSSRSSIVISSVIYITTISLLQSFAIMATSALLGYGWPSLVGFLLIAITLLLLVFAITGLSLGLAFVLPGHIELIAIIFISNLPVLFASTALAPISFMPEWLGLIASINPLTFAIEPIRMAYHNPVDLSEVLINAPYGDVTGYSCLAILFILTVGLFFLIRPLLNRKLA, encoded by the coding sequence ATGATTATTACTAGTAATCCATCAATTCCTAAGAGCAAGCAATCTAGAAATGATTTGAATGAAATGTTTCAAGAGACTTCTGCATTAACATGGAGGCTTTTCATTCAATTAATTCGACGACCTTCAACACTATTTGCTGGAATTCTTCAGCCTTTAATATGGCTTTTGCTTTTTGCAGCTTTATTTTCTAATGCTCCAATAGATTTTTTGCCTGGGGGTAGTAGCTATGGCGAATTTCTTGGTGCAGGTTTAATAGTCTTTACTGCTTTTAGTGGTGCACTTAATGCTGGTCTTCCTTTGATGTTTGACAGAGAATTTGGTTTTCTTAATCGATTATTAGTTGCTCCATTGAGTAGTAGAAGTTCAATCGTAATTTCTTCGGTAATCTACATAACTACCATTAGCCTGTTGCAGAGTTTTGCAATAATGGCAACTTCTGCCCTCTTAGGTTATGGCTGGCCAAGTCTGGTAGGTTTTCTTCTCATAGCAATAACCTTATTGTTATTGGTATTTGCAATAACTGGCCTGAGTCTTGGATTGGCCTTTGTTTTGCCAGGACACATAGAGTTAATTGCAATTATCTTCATATCTAATCTCCCTGTTCTTTTTGCCAGCACAGCATTGGCCCCCATATCTTTTATGCCTGAATGGCTTGGATTAATAGCATCAATTAATCCATTAACATTTGCTATTGAACCTATTCGAATGGCTTATCACAATCCTGTCGACCTGAGCGAAGTTTTAATAAATGCTCCGTATGGAGATGTGACTGGATATTCTTGCCTAGCAATTCTATTTATTCTTACAGTTGGATTGTTTTTTCTTATTAGACCTCTTTTAAATCGCAAACTTGCTTGA
- a CDS encoding ABC transporter ATP-binding protein, whose product MFFIQLRDLYKSYGPVRALNGLNLEVPKGSLYGLLGPNGAGKSTALRIICTLLAPDSGRVEVGGRDAFLEEKETRRRLGYVAQDVAIDKILTGRELLQLQGDLYHLDNKRKSKRIEELIQRLDMHEWIDRRCGSFSGGMKRRLDLASGLLHEPELLILDEPTVGLDIESRSAIWGLLKELRNNETTILLSSHYLEEVDELADEMAIIDKGKVIASGKPDDLKKELGGDRVTLRVREFSDEEEAESVRKLIKNINGVSNVVVNQKQGYSLNFLVQNNDVISNLSGHLSKENFEVFALSHSRPSLDDVYLQATGKTLMDAELELAGKRDFKLENKQSMR is encoded by the coding sequence ATGTTTTTCATCCAACTTAGAGATTTATATAAGTCTTATGGTCCTGTTAGGGCTTTAAATGGACTTAACCTTGAAGTACCTAAAGGTTCTTTGTATGGTTTGTTGGGGCCAAACGGGGCCGGCAAAAGTACTGCACTTAGAATTATCTGTACTCTCCTTGCGCCTGATTCTGGTCGTGTTGAAGTAGGGGGACGTGATGCTTTTCTTGAGGAAAAAGAAACCAGGCGAAGATTGGGTTATGTAGCTCAAGATGTTGCAATCGATAAAATACTTACAGGTAGAGAGTTACTACAGCTTCAAGGAGATCTTTATCATCTAGATAATAAACGTAAGAGTAAGAGAATTGAAGAACTGATTCAAAGACTTGATATGCATGAATGGATTGATAGAAGATGCGGTTCTTTTTCGGGAGGAATGAAAAGAAGACTTGACCTTGCTTCAGGTTTGTTGCATGAACCAGAATTATTGATTCTTGATGAACCTACTGTTGGGTTGGATATAGAAAGTCGGTCAGCTATCTGGGGATTATTGAAGGAACTAAGAAATAACGAAACTACAATTCTTTTAAGTAGTCATTACCTTGAGGAAGTAGATGAATTGGCAGATGAGATGGCTATTATTGATAAAGGGAAAGTCATTGCTAGTGGAAAACCCGATGATTTAAAAAAAGAACTTGGTGGCGATAGAGTTACACTTAGAGTGAGAGAGTTCAGTGATGAAGAAGAAGCTGAATCTGTGAGAAAATTAATTAAAAATATCAATGGGGTATCAAATGTAGTAGTGAATCAAAAGCAAGGATATTCTCTAAATTTTTTAGTGCAAAATAATGATGTTATATCAAACTTGTCGGGTCATCTTTCAAAAGAAAATTTTGAAGTCTTTGCACTTTCTCATAGTCGGCCAAGTTTAGATGATGTGTATTTGCAGGCGACTGGCAAAACTCTTATGGACGCTGAATTAGAATTAGCTGGTAAAAGAGATTTTAAGCTTGAGAATAAGCAATCGATGCGTTAA